A window from Zingiber officinale cultivar Zhangliang chromosome 7A, Zo_v1.1, whole genome shotgun sequence encodes these proteins:
- the LOC122000546 gene encoding polcalcin Phl p 7-like, producing the protein MERVFRRMVGGEEEGGGHGKVSSAELGEALRVAGRISCDEIQRMIVEVDTDGDGYIDFDQFAAFCHANEALMNLVARVF; encoded by the coding sequence ATGGAGCGCGTGTTCCGGCGGATGGTGGGCGGCGAGGAGGAGGGCGGCGGCCACGGGAAGGTGTCGTCGGCGGAGCTGGGCGAGGCGCTGCGCGTCGCCGGCCGCATCTCCTGCGACGAGATCCAGCGGATGATCGTCGAGGTTGACACCGACGGCGACGGCTACATCGACTTCGACCAGTTCGCCGCCTTCTGCCACGCCAACGAGGCCCTCATGAACCTCGTCGCCAGAGTCTTCTGA